A genomic region of bacterium contains the following coding sequences:
- the glgB gene encoding 1,4-alpha-glucan branching protein GlgB, whose translation MPTTKKKAVSAPTTLSAGELNSLLDLSHGDPHRVLGIHPEKDGCRVRIYRPDAEKVLVSWAGDLAQPFELEKTHPSGIFESFLPHAPQGPVRVQVEYPGRRRFTYWDPYSFWPTLGEMDLYLLGEGNHENLHEKMGAHFMVHQGVEGVSFSVWAPGAKSVSVVGDFNSWDGRLHPMRRMGNSGIWELFLPELHEGMNYKFEIRTHDGRRLLKADPYAFATEKPPLTASVVNRSRYVFRDQEWMAARSQGDLLKRPMSIYEVHLESWRQVPEEGNRPLTYREMAEELGDYVKELGFTHVEFLPVMEHPFGGSWGYQVSSYYAPTARFGTPDDFKYLVDQLHQRGIGVLLDWVPAHFPKDEFALGRFDGTALYEHLDPRQGEHPDWGTYVFNFGRNEVRNFLMSNAIFWLEEYHVDGLRLDAVASMLYLDYSRKEGEWVPNVHGGRENLEAISFLKRLNEVVHARFPGVLVIAEESTAWPGVSRPTYTGGLGFGFKWNMGWMHDTLFYFSRDPIYRKHDHNNLTFGFLYAWSENFVLPISHDEVVHGKYSLIDKMPGDRWQKFSNLRALLSYMWSHPGKKLLFMGCEFGQFAEWNHNQSLDWHLTQWADHWRLQDMVKALNRLYKQHPAFWEADVDPAGFEWIDANNANDNAVAFLRKAPQQGEQILVVGNFSPVIRTGYRVGVPKPGRYKEIFNSDSNLFGGTNFGNDGGVQAEAVPWHGQPYSLVLSLPPLAVLWFAVP comes from the coding sequence ATGCCCACCACCAAGAAAAAAGCCGTGTCGGCGCCGACCACCCTTTCGGCCGGGGAATTGAACAGCCTCCTTGACCTTTCCCATGGCGATCCCCACCGGGTCCTGGGCATCCATCCGGAAAAGGACGGCTGTCGGGTCAGGATTTACCGTCCCGATGCCGAGAAGGTCCTGGTCTCTTGGGCCGGGGATCTGGCCCAGCCCTTCGAACTGGAAAAGACCCATCCGTCCGGCATCTTCGAGTCCTTCCTGCCCCATGCCCCGCAAGGGCCGGTCCGCGTCCAGGTGGAATATCCGGGGCGAAGGCGCTTCACCTATTGGGACCCCTATTCCTTCTGGCCCACCCTGGGCGAGATGGACCTTTACCTTTTGGGGGAGGGGAACCATGAGAACCTGCACGAGAAGATGGGCGCCCATTTCATGGTCCACCAGGGCGTGGAGGGCGTCTCTTTCTCGGTCTGGGCGCCGGGCGCCAAGAGCGTCAGCGTGGTGGGGGATTTCAACAGTTGGGACGGCCGCCTGCATCCCATGCGCCGCATGGGGAACTCCGGCATCTGGGAGCTTTTCCTGCCCGAATTGCATGAGGGAATGAACTACAAGTTCGAGATCCGCACGCACGATGGGCGCCGCCTCCTGAAGGCCGACCCCTATGCCTTCGCCACCGAAAAACCGCCCCTCACCGCCTCGGTGGTCAACCGGTCCCGCTATGTTTTCCGGGACCAGGAATGGATGGCGGCCCGCTCCCAGGGCGATCTGCTGAAGAGGCCCATGTCCATCTATGAGGTCCATTTGGAATCCTGGCGCCAGGTGCCCGAGGAGGGGAACCGCCCCCTGACCTACCGGGAAATGGCCGAGGAACTGGGGGATTACGTGAAGGAGCTTGGGTTCACCCATGTGGAGTTCCTGCCGGTCATGGAGCATCCCTTCGGCGGCTCCTGGGGCTACCAGGTCTCCTCCTATTACGCCCCCACGGCCCGCTTCGGCACGCCCGACGATTTCAAGTACCTGGTGGACCAGCTCCACCAAAGGGGCATCGGGGTCCTTTTGGATTGGGTGCCGGCCCATTTCCCCAAGGATGAGTTCGCGCTGGGCCGTTTCGACGGGACCGCCCTCTACGAGCACCTGGACCCGCGCCAAGGGGAGCACCCGGATTGGGGCACCTACGTCTTCAATTTCGGGCGCAACGAGGTCCGCAATTTCCTGATGTCCAACGCCATCTTCTGGCTGGAGGAATACCATGTGGACGGCCTGAGGCTGGACGCGGTGGCTTCCATGCTCTATCTCGACTATTCCCGCAAGGAAGGGGAGTGGGTCCCCAATGTCCATGGCGGCCGCGAGAACCTGGAGGCCATCTCTTTCCTGAAAAGGCTCAATGAGGTGGTGCACGCGCGATTTCCCGGGGTGCTGGTCATCGCCGAGGAATCCACCGCCTGGCCGGGGGTCAGCCGGCCGACCTATACGGGAGGATTGGGCTTCGGGTTCAAGTGGAACATGGGTTGGATGCACGACACCCTCTTTTATTTCAGCCGGGATCCCATCTACCGCAAACACGACCACAACAACCTGACCTTCGGGTTCCTCTATGCCTGGAGCGAGAATTTCGTCCTGCCCATTTCCCATGACGAAGTGGTGCATGGGAAATATTCCCTCATCGACAAGATGCCGGGGGACCGCTGGCAGAAGTTCTCCAACTTGCGCGCCCTTCTGTCCTATATGTGGTCCCATCCCGGGAAAAAGCTGCTTTTCATGGGATGTGAATTCGGCCAATTCGCCGAGTGGAACCACAACCAGAGCCTGGATTGGCACCTGACCCAATGGGCGGACCACTGGCGCCTGCAGGACATGGTGAAGGCCCTGAACCGGCTTTACAAACAGCACCCGGCCTTTTGGGAGGCGGACGTGGACCCGGCCGGGTTCGAATGGATCGACGCCAATAACGCCAACGACAATGCGGTGGCTTTCCTGCGCAAGGCTCCCCAACAGGGGGAACAGATATTGGTGGTGGGGAATTTCTCGCCGGTCATTCGGACCGGTTACCGGGTCGGTGTTCCCAAGCCCGGGCGCTACAAGGAGATCTTCAACAGCGACTCCAATCTCTTCGGGGGGACCAACTTCGGCAATGATGGCGGTGTCCAGGCCGAGGCCGTTCCTTGGCACGGCCAGCCCTACTCGCTGGTGCTGTCGCTCCCGCCCTTGGCGGTTCTTTGGTTCGCGGTGCCCTGA